Proteins encoded in a region of the Lujinxingia vulgaris genome:
- a CDS encoding pentapeptide repeat-containing protein, translating into MASGEPFVVYQHMSTCPSTPTMNAVLSLMELPDDLPLYIDHDFAVLDGRAPDAITTLPASSFVAFKDGDWIDLYPAMVSPVAQTMNHFLARNGLIAEGPTSPLIGPDAFTNADDLARGLTLGRVWSSLALPDHDLRGMRINDGAIAGSDFSGADLRKARFTNTLLSHTSFEGARTEGITLTNVTLRQVTCVDGSVRSGDVGDCLSE; encoded by the coding sequence ATGGCCAGCGGCGAACCCTTCGTCGTCTACCAGCACATGTCGACCTGCCCGAGCACCCCGACCATGAACGCGGTGCTCTCCCTGATGGAGCTCCCCGACGACCTGCCTCTCTACATCGACCACGACTTTGCCGTGCTTGATGGCCGCGCTCCCGACGCCATCACCACGCTGCCCGCCTCCTCCTTCGTCGCCTTCAAAGACGGCGACTGGATCGACCTCTACCCGGCCATGGTCTCCCCCGTCGCTCAGACCATGAACCACTTCCTCGCCAGAAACGGTCTTATCGCCGAAGGCCCCACCTCCCCCCTCATCGGCCCCGACGCCTTCACCAACGCCGACGACTTAGCTCGCGGCCTCACCCTGGGCCGCGTCTGGTCCTCCCTCGCGCTCCCCGACCACGACCTGCGCGGCATGCGCATCAACGACGGCGCCATCGCCGGAAGCGACTTCTCCGGTGCTGATCTTCGAAAGGCGCGCTTCACCAACACCCTCCTCAGCCACACCTCCTTCGAGGGCGCCCGCACCGAAGGCATCACCCTCACCAACGTCACCCTGCGTCAGGTCACCTGCGTCGATGGCTCGGTGCGAAGTGGGGACGTGGGCGATTGCTTGAGCGAATAA
- a CDS encoding phosphatidate cytidylyltransferase — protein sequence MSTHLLHVVWAIGAFMAFGTTAVSVIVRTDPARHRDLWARTLSWFPVCIFLIGTLFLGRALFTVGFVWVSAHALFELFRASPRPFSRRVTATSYALIGLSAALLFAEQWLAAMLVLPIASLTLLPLCLVWSEGVGEFGARFRRLLLWVMLGAWSLFALPTLAWLPIDVGAHGWQGLVLFLVVTTQISDLMQYVVGKIAGRRPLAPRISPGKTWEGAIGGSVIAGALGTLLGAHITPFGATPGFALAIAFCVLGVLGDLAVSGIKRSLGIKDLGALLPGFGGLLDRVDSLVFAAPLFLFFVLATRLMPGA from the coding sequence ATGAGCACGCATCTCCTCCATGTTGTCTGGGCGATCGGTGCCTTCATGGCGTTTGGAACGACGGCGGTCAGTGTGATTGTGCGCACCGATCCGGCGCGCCACCGCGACCTGTGGGCGCGTACGCTCTCATGGTTTCCGGTGTGCATCTTTTTGATCGGAACGCTTTTTCTGGGGCGCGCGCTCTTTACCGTAGGCTTTGTCTGGGTGAGCGCCCATGCGCTATTTGAGCTCTTTCGCGCCTCGCCGCGTCCCTTCTCCCGTCGTGTGACGGCGACGAGCTACGCGTTGATCGGGTTGAGCGCGGCGCTGCTCTTTGCCGAGCAGTGGTTGGCGGCGATGCTGGTGCTTCCGATCGCCTCGCTCACGCTTCTGCCGCTCTGTCTGGTGTGGAGCGAGGGCGTCGGGGAGTTCGGTGCCAGGTTTAGGCGACTTCTGCTCTGGGTGATGCTGGGGGCGTGGTCGCTCTTTGCCCTTCCGACGCTGGCCTGGCTCCCGATCGACGTGGGTGCGCATGGTTGGCAGGGCCTGGTGCTCTTTCTCGTGGTGACAACCCAGATCAGCGATCTGATGCAGTACGTCGTCGGCAAGATCGCGGGTCGCCGGCCGCTGGCACCGCGCATCAGTCCGGGTAAGACCTGGGAAGGGGCGATTGGCGGCAGTGTGATTGCCGGGGCGCTGGGCACCCTGCTCGGCGCGCATATCACCCCCTTTGGGGCGACGCCGGGGTTCGCACTAGCTATCGCCTTCTGTGTGTTGGGCGTGCTGGGCGACCTTGCGGTCTCGGGCATCAAGCGGAGCCTGGGCATCAAAGACCTGGGCGCGCTCTTGCCCGGGTTCGGCGGTCTGCTCGATCGGGTCGATAGCCTCGTGTTCGCCGCGCCTCTGTTCCTTTTCTTTGTGCTCGCGACCCGACTTATGCCGGGCGCTTAA
- a CDS encoding fatty acid desaturase family protein, translating into MTQISDTPEAVRTFLDAEQSRAVLLASRPFTEARDAVAAWQIGSTLVLFLLMLGFASWMGPSPYLLLLAPFGAGFFMRIFVFQHDLGHRSAFRSARVNDVLGTLLSLITSIPFEPWRTEHHWHHNHQGRLSKRGVDNMNSPMTLDEIPERPAEARYRIKKVRPLNIFLLGAHSLLIERRVPRGFFPFRESFKDAVHNREAMLRAIAWTLPAHLALHALVVLTLGWWVSVLVLVPSLVLGAGTGGVLFWIQHNFEHTYYAEDEEWHKANTAVYGSSYLKLGGVLRWFTADIGLHHVHHLNPRIPNYNLERARRAIPELAAVEPLSDEDLRRSFTHLFWDRDARRMRPAQGKLDG; encoded by the coding sequence ATGACGCAGATAAGCGATACGCCTGAAGCGGTCCGCACCTTTCTCGACGCCGAGCAGAGCCGCGCGGTTCTGCTGGCCTCGCGGCCCTTTACCGAGGCGCGCGATGCGGTGGCGGCCTGGCAGATCGGCAGCACGCTCGTGCTTTTTTTGCTGATGCTGGGCTTTGCCTCCTGGATGGGGCCCTCGCCCTACCTGCTCTTGCTCGCGCCTTTCGGGGCGGGGTTTTTCATGCGGATCTTTGTGTTTCAGCATGACCTGGGCCATCGAAGTGCGTTTCGCTCCGCGCGTGTCAACGATGTGCTGGGCACGTTGCTCTCACTGATCACGAGCATTCCTTTTGAGCCCTGGCGAACCGAGCATCACTGGCATCACAACCACCAGGGACGACTGAGCAAACGGGGCGTCGACAACATGAATTCGCCGATGACGCTCGATGAGATCCCCGAGCGGCCGGCGGAGGCGCGTTATCGCATCAAAAAGGTGCGGCCGCTGAATATCTTTTTGCTCGGGGCGCATAGTCTGCTGATCGAGCGGCGTGTTCCGCGGGGGTTTTTCCCTTTTCGCGAGAGTTTTAAAGACGCCGTGCATAATCGCGAGGCGATGTTGCGCGCCATTGCCTGGACGCTTCCGGCCCACCTGGCCTTGCACGCGCTTGTGGTGCTCACGCTGGGATGGTGGGTGAGCGTGCTGGTGCTGGTGCCCTCGCTGGTACTGGGGGCTGGCACCGGTGGGGTGCTCTTCTGGATTCAGCATAACTTTGAGCATACGTACTATGCCGAAGACGAAGAGTGGCATAAGGCCAACACCGCGGTGTATGGCTCCAGTTATTTGAAGTTGGGAGGCGTGCTGCGCTGGTTTACAGCGGATATCGGGTTGCATCATGTGCATCATCTCAACCCGCGCATTCCCAACTACAATTTGGAGCGGGCGCGGCGAGCGATTCCGGAGCTGGCGGCGGTGGAGCCGCTGAGCGATGAGGATCTGCGGCGCTCATTTACGCATCTCTTCTGGGACCGCGATGCCCGGCGCATGCGCCCGGCGCAGGGGAAGCTCGATGGCTGA
- a CDS encoding MFS transporter has translation MADARSWQRFLWLWAAEMLSITGTGLTAFALGAWVYAETGRATDFALLSVAATLPGILLLPLGGVLADVLPRKAVMTWCNGVAGVCAAWLAWLVYSDSLTLIAIYLLLAISALCRALQWVTFTATMTQMVPAHHLGRSSAMIYAGEAGQHLLAPALAALALPFIGYAGVIGLDLTTFLFAVIVIAAVPIPATPPGDWRRAGEVLSSLRAVVSEGWGFIRERPGLLYLQIFFALSQFLGGFLPILTLPALVELTGSEQVTGLTMAAAGTGLVLGMVWLVARPRMSGRVWATVFCDMAASAALLALAFGATRFGAPWFAAAGCAFLFFHALESGISQDLWQRKVPGRLQGRVFAIRRTIAWSLVPLCYVLAGPLVDDWLAPAMAEGAPLGQIFGPLLGYESLGAMLLLMGAAAALRLFGLAPAALLTRRLMRIEEELVDYV, from the coding sequence ATGGCTGATGCGCGCTCCTGGCAGCGCTTTTTATGGCTCTGGGCTGCAGAGATGCTCTCGATCACGGGCACCGGGCTGACGGCCTTTGCGCTGGGGGCCTGGGTGTACGCCGAGACCGGCCGCGCCACCGATTTTGCGCTGCTCTCGGTGGCGGCGACCTTGCCGGGGATTCTGCTTTTGCCGCTCGGGGGCGTGCTGGCCGACGTGCTGCCGCGAAAGGCGGTGATGACCTGGTGCAATGGGGTGGCCGGCGTGTGCGCGGCGTGGCTGGCGTGGCTGGTTTATTCAGACTCGCTCACCCTTATCGCCATCTATCTCTTGTTGGCGATCAGCGCGCTGTGTCGGGCGCTGCAGTGGGTCACCTTTACCGCCACGATGACGCAGATGGTGCCCGCACACCATCTGGGACGCTCCAGCGCGATGATCTACGCCGGGGAGGCGGGCCAGCATCTGCTGGCGCCGGCGCTCGCTGCGCTCGCGCTGCCTTTCATCGGGTATGCGGGCGTGATCGGCCTCGATCTGACGACCTTTCTCTTCGCTGTGATCGTCATCGCGGCGGTGCCGATTCCCGCCACACCTCCCGGGGACTGGCGCCGAGCGGGAGAGGTGCTCTCCTCGTTGCGCGCGGTCGTGAGCGAGGGCTGGGGCTTTATTCGCGAGCGCCCGGGCCTTCTCTATCTGCAGATCTTCTTCGCGCTGAGCCAGTTTCTGGGCGGGTTTTTGCCCATTCTCACGCTGCCGGCGCTGGTGGAGCTTACGGGCTCGGAGCAGGTGACGGGGCTGACGATGGCGGCCGCCGGCACGGGGCTTGTGTTGGGCATGGTGTGGCTCGTCGCGCGGCCGCGCATGTCGGGGCGCGTGTGGGCGACGGTCTTTTGCGATATGGCGGCCAGCGCCGCGCTTCTTGCGCTGGCGTTTGGGGCGACGCGTTTTGGCGCGCCGTGGTTTGCGGCGGCGGGCTGCGCGTTTCTCTTCTTTCACGCGTTGGAGAGCGGCATCTCCCAGGATCTCTGGCAGCGTAAGGTGCCGGGGCGGCTCCAGGGGCGTGTGTTTGCGATTCGACGCACCATCGCCTGGTCGCTCGTCCCGCTCTGCTACGTGCTGGCCGGACCGCTCGTCGATGACTGGCTGGCCCCGGCGATGGCCGAAGGCGCGCCCCTCGGCCAGATCTTCGGGCCGCTGCTGGGCTACGAAAGCCTGGGGGCGATGCTGCTCTTGATGGGGGCGGCCGCCGCGCTACGCCTTTTCGGGCTGGCGCCGGCGGCGTTGTTAACTCGCCGCTTGATGCGTATCGAAGAGGAGCTGGTGGATTATGTTTAA
- a CDS encoding DUF4175 domain-containing protein: MRSFPWPWIALIALTLTPSLAFASDMCDLAHVYLIPGFGVVLLIAALGYVARSRWSFSGVLWLSWLLGAVIIAIDLFVALASHGPFELAHPGFLLASAIKLALLIALEALYRRFGNR, from the coding sequence ATGCGTTCTTTCCCCTGGCCCTGGATCGCCCTTATCGCCCTGACGCTGACCCCCTCGCTGGCCTTTGCGAGCGACATGTGCGATCTGGCGCACGTCTACCTCATCCCCGGGTTCGGGGTCGTGCTGCTCATCGCGGCGCTCGGGTACGTGGCCCGCAGCCGCTGGAGCTTTTCAGGCGTGCTCTGGCTGAGCTGGCTGCTGGGGGCGGTCATCATCGCCATCGATCTCTTTGTCGCCCTCGCCAGTCACGGCCCTTTTGAGCTCGCGCACCCCGGCTTCCTCCTGGCGTCGGCCATCAAGCTCGCGCTGCTCATCGCCCTGGAAGCGCTCTACCGACGCTTTGGAAACCGCTGA
- a CDS encoding GyrI-like domain-containing protein — protein MTLEFHRKEEPARTLIGLPIRSSHATAWEDIPAFWQKVMEGQLLAELGETGTIYAVYTDYEGDWQAPYTMLLAVECDAEREVPEGMRRVQVPAQTWASATLPDGSPETVWASWTEVWERWEERERRTYEVDLEIYRFGQAGPQVELQIGLEEGS, from the coding sequence ATGACCCTTGAATTTCATCGAAAAGAAGAGCCTGCCCGTACCTTGATCGGACTCCCCATCCGCAGCAGTCACGCCACGGCCTGGGAGGATATCCCGGCGTTCTGGCAGAAGGTGATGGAGGGACAGTTGCTCGCGGAGCTCGGTGAAACGGGCACGATCTACGCCGTGTACACTGATTATGAGGGGGACTGGCAGGCCCCCTACACCATGCTCCTCGCCGTGGAATGCGACGCGGAGCGCGAGGTGCCCGAGGGCATGCGCCGCGTGCAGGTCCCGGCGCAAACCTGGGCCAGCGCCACCTTGCCCGACGGCTCCCCAGAGACGGTCTGGGCGAGCTGGACCGAGGTCTGGGAGCGCTGGGAGGAGCGCGAGCGGCGCACCTACGAGGTCGATCTGGAGATCTACCGCTTTGGCCAGGCAGGACCGCAGGTGGAGCTGCAGATCGGCCTGGAGGAGGGCTCTTAA
- a CDS encoding AraC family transcriptional regulator encodes MTSEFTTPHRIAGLRRTTTEDYLTRMASLQAYITEHLDEDLSPEVLAKVAMMSKHHFHRVFRGMFGESVAEHLRRLRLERAAIEVRRSERTLLRIALDAGYGSHEAFTRAFKSHFDLTPSQLRETLPPNYDRRLAAEHRPTLPQAPLDVQLRHRPATPVIMLRHWGPYLEIGPAFNRLLDWALERGADPESIELLGAYHDDPEITAPEKLRSDACVVHPGDWVGDGELVASELPGGTFAVVVHRGPYETLFKTYLRLIGQWLPNSGYEASAEPLLERYLNHPAHTPPEDLLTEVWARLQPASAHL; translated from the coding sequence ATGACCTCCGAATTCACCACGCCACATCGCATCGCCGGCCTGCGCCGCACGACCACCGAGGACTACCTCACACGCATGGCCAGCTTGCAGGCCTACATCACCGAACACCTCGACGAGGACCTCTCCCCGGAGGTGCTCGCAAAGGTCGCGATGATGTCCAAACACCACTTTCACCGGGTGTTTCGGGGCATGTTCGGCGAGTCGGTTGCGGAACATCTGCGCCGGCTTCGGCTGGAGCGCGCGGCCATCGAGGTGCGTCGCAGCGAGCGCACGTTGCTGCGCATCGCGCTCGACGCCGGTTACGGCTCCCACGAAGCCTTCACCCGCGCGTTCAAGTCCCACTTCGATCTCACCCCCTCCCAGCTCCGAGAGACCCTCCCCCCGAACTACGACCGCCGTCTGGCGGCCGAGCACCGACCGACCCTTCCCCAGGCGCCCCTCGATGTGCAGCTCCGCCACCGGCCGGCCACCCCGGTGATCATGCTACGCCATTGGGGGCCCTACCTGGAGATCGGACCGGCCTTTAACCGGCTGCTGGACTGGGCCCTGGAGCGAGGGGCCGACCCCGAGTCGATCGAGCTTCTCGGGGCCTATCACGACGATCCGGAGATCACGGCTCCAGAGAAGCTGCGCTCCGATGCCTGCGTGGTGCATCCCGGCGACTGGGTGGGTGATGGCGAGCTTGTCGCGTCGGAGCTGCCGGGGGGAACCTTTGCGGTGGTGGTGCACCGCGGGCCTTACGAGACCCTCTTTAAGACCTACCTGCGCCTCATTGGCCAGTGGCTTCCGAATAGCGGCTACGAGGCCAGCGCCGAGCCTCTACTCGAACGCTACCTCAACCATCCGGCGCACACCCCACCCGAAGACCTTTTGACCGAAGTCTGGGCGCGCCTCCAACCCGCCTCCGCCCACCTTTAA
- a CDS encoding cupredoxin domain-containing protein has product MRWCGEADEPADDVDNTEECAGDLSYEASSESCVCEAGLTRCGDTCVDTEEVCAVAIDDFAFSPASLTVVEGTTVVWTNVGTETHTVTSGTPEEEPGAVFSSGDLAPEDSTEVTFNDVGAFPYYCEPHAESMRAEVVVLAAD; this is encoded by the coding sequence GTGCGCTGGTGTGGTGAGGCCGACGAGCCTGCCGATGATGTCGACAACACGGAGGAGTGCGCAGGGGATCTGAGCTACGAGGCCAGCAGCGAGAGCTGCGTGTGTGAGGCTGGCCTGACCCGCTGCGGGGATACGTGCGTGGACACCGAAGAGGTGTGCGCGGTGGCCATTGATGATTTTGCGTTTAGCCCTGCGTCACTCACGGTGGTGGAGGGGACGACGGTGGTCTGGACCAACGTGGGGACGGAGACGCATACGGTGACCTCGGGTACTCCCGAGGAGGAGCCGGGAGCTGTGTTTAGCAGCGGCGACCTCGCTCCGGAGGATAGCACCGAGGTGACCTTCAATGATGTGGGAGCCTTCCCCTATTATTGCGAGCCGCACGCGGAGTCGATGAGGGCAGAGGTGGTGGTGCTCGCTGCCGATTAA
- a CDS encoding L-lactate permease, whose product MTWWLEALLAASPIVLILVAMVLFKRSAATAGVLGLLLTLALTLLHFGFPSLANSDAPRITGLLGALAEASFTAASILWIIFGALCIHRLQLSSGAIDTLRQHLAHLTDDPRLIAILIAWFFALFLEGAAGFGTPAALAAPFLVAFGFSAVHAVAITLIGYAVGVSFGALGTPVMVQLATTPFSPLDIARATSELSILSGAVLLGLMVRQAHQNAPTTPAPDAPRASIAGWYLLAAAGFLLPMAFIARQVGPELPTMGAALVGTTLLILAIKLRGRNTTDTPQPPPQPDDASPAPMPLWKAASPYLVVIVLVLLTRQLDTLSALLRSVDISWQLFDLFHGHLEPLFHPGTILILAFLIGARMQSASWRQTGQAALAALHMLLPVILTLIAMLSISRLMVHAHMIDALAEAAAHTGSAWPLFAPLIGALGTFITGSATASNIIFTDFQLTTAEHLGLNPLRLVGAQGAGAAIGNAIAPHSIIAGCASVGINGHESEVIKRTLLPATLALSLTGLLVWLLLN is encoded by the coding sequence ATGACCTGGTGGCTCGAAGCACTCCTGGCAGCCTCTCCCATCGTCCTCATCCTGGTGGCGATGGTCCTCTTCAAACGCTCCGCCGCCACCGCCGGCGTCCTCGGGCTGCTCCTCACCCTCGCGCTCACCCTCCTCCACTTCGGCTTCCCCTCCCTCGCAAACTCCGACGCTCCTCGGATAACCGGACTTCTCGGCGCACTGGCCGAAGCCTCCTTCACCGCCGCCTCCATCCTCTGGATCATCTTCGGCGCCCTCTGCATCCACCGCCTCCAACTCAGCTCCGGCGCCATCGACACCCTGCGCCAACACCTCGCTCACCTCACCGACGACCCCAGGCTGATCGCCATCCTCATCGCCTGGTTCTTCGCCCTCTTCCTCGAAGGCGCCGCCGGCTTCGGCACCCCCGCTGCCCTGGCCGCACCTTTTTTGGTGGCCTTCGGCTTCTCCGCCGTCCACGCCGTCGCCATCACCCTGATCGGCTATGCCGTCGGCGTCTCCTTCGGCGCCCTCGGAACCCCCGTCATGGTGCAGCTCGCCACCACCCCCTTCAGCCCCCTGGACATCGCCCGGGCTACCTCCGAGCTGAGCATCCTCAGCGGCGCAGTGCTGCTCGGCCTGATGGTCCGCCAGGCCCACCAAAACGCCCCGACCACCCCCGCACCCGACGCACCCCGGGCCTCCATCGCCGGCTGGTACCTGCTCGCCGCAGCCGGTTTCCTCCTCCCCATGGCATTCATCGCGCGCCAGGTCGGCCCGGAACTTCCCACCATGGGCGCCGCCCTCGTCGGCACCACCCTCCTCATACTCGCCATCAAACTCCGCGGTCGAAACACCACCGACACCCCTCAACCTCCCCCCCAACCCGACGACGCCTCACCTGCCCCCATGCCCCTCTGGAAAGCCGCCTCCCCCTACCTCGTCGTCATCGTCCTGGTCCTCCTCACCCGCCAGCTCGACACCCTCAGCGCACTGCTGCGCTCCGTCGACATCAGCTGGCAGCTCTTCGACCTCTTCCACGGCCACCTCGAACCCCTCTTTCACCCCGGCACCATCCTGATACTCGCCTTCCTCATCGGCGCCCGCATGCAATCCGCCTCCTGGCGCCAGACAGGTCAGGCCGCCTTAGCCGCCTTGCACATGCTGCTGCCCGTCATCCTCACCCTCATCGCCATGCTCAGCATCTCCCGGCTGATGGTGCACGCCCACATGATCGACGCTCTGGCCGAAGCCGCCGCCCACACCGGCTCCGCCTGGCCCCTCTTCGCTCCCCTCATCGGCGCGCTCGGCACCTTCATCACAGGCTCCGCCACCGCCTCCAACATCATCTTCACCGACTTCCAACTCACCACCGCCGAACACCTCGGCCTCAATCCCTTACGCCTCGTCGGCGCCCAGGGAGCCGGCGCCGCCATCGGCAACGCCATCGCCCCCCACAGCATCATCGCCGGCTGCGCCTCCGTCGGCATCAACGGACACGAATCGGAAGTCATCAAACGCACCCTCCTCCCCGCCACACTCGCACTATCCCTTACCGGCCTGCTTGTCTGGCTCCTCCTGAACTAG
- a CDS encoding Na/Pi cotransporter family protein, which yields MHTLITNILGGVGLFLLGMALLSDGLRSLGGNALRAWLQRLTGNRLSSVATGTVVTALVQSSSATTLMTIGFVSAGLLSFTQSLGVILGANLGTTMTSWLVALIGLKIDIGAFALPLVGIGAFIHLLARARGAKLGTALAGFGLIFVGIDVLQTGMLEVSTRVSPADFAIDGFGGRLLLVGVGIVMTVIMQSSSAAVAATLTALATGAIDVTQAASLVIGQNVGTTITAAIGSIGATIPARRTALAHILFNVLTGCIALAALPLLIPSLNALLTALHVHDDATHIAAFHTAFNLIGVLLLLPFIHPFSALIERLIPGPVRRFTSHLDTSTHSLPPIALDAAATTISEMLSALHRATLASLDEHSDRNAHPDFEPLASELREGIAQTRAFLNGVQTSASDERLFARHLSLLHALDHLERYLRWTTEHGNLQHARINPNFSNARKLLINLLHCALDSPDPHDTTSVAQLAELSALLGAERERLRPTLIRKNAAHASVDLFAEQRSLNALTRIAYHTWRARHHLTLPGDSNADVLDAMN from the coding sequence GTGCACACCCTCATAACAAACATCCTCGGAGGCGTCGGACTCTTCCTCCTCGGCATGGCCCTCTTAAGCGACGGCCTGCGCTCCCTGGGCGGAAACGCCCTGCGCGCCTGGTTGCAACGCCTCACCGGCAACCGCCTCTCCAGCGTCGCCACCGGCACCGTGGTCACCGCACTCGTCCAGTCCTCCAGCGCCACAACCCTGATGACCATCGGCTTCGTCAGCGCTGGCTTACTCTCCTTCACACAGTCGCTGGGCGTCATCCTGGGTGCCAACCTCGGCACCACCATGACCTCCTGGCTCGTCGCGCTCATCGGACTCAAAATTGATATCGGCGCCTTCGCCCTCCCCCTGGTCGGCATCGGTGCCTTCATTCACCTGCTCGCGCGCGCCAGGGGCGCCAAACTCGGCACCGCGCTCGCAGGCTTCGGCCTTATCTTTGTCGGCATCGACGTCCTCCAGACCGGCATGCTCGAGGTGAGCACCCGCGTCTCCCCGGCCGACTTCGCCATCGACGGTTTCGGCGGCCGCCTCCTCCTGGTCGGCGTCGGCATCGTCATGACCGTCATCATGCAATCCTCCAGCGCCGCCGTCGCCGCCACCCTGACCGCCCTCGCCACCGGCGCCATCGACGTCACCCAGGCCGCATCGCTGGTCATTGGCCAGAACGTGGGCACCACCATCACCGCCGCCATCGGCAGCATCGGCGCGACCATCCCCGCCCGACGAACCGCCCTCGCTCACATCCTCTTCAACGTCCTGACCGGTTGCATCGCCCTGGCCGCCCTTCCCCTCCTGATACCATCGCTAAACGCCCTCCTCACCGCCCTCCACGTACACGACGATGCCACCCACATCGCCGCCTTTCACACCGCCTTTAACCTCATCGGCGTCCTCCTCCTTCTCCCCTTCATTCACCCCTTCTCCGCACTCATCGAACGCCTCATCCCCGGCCCCGTCCGCCGCTTCACCTCCCACCTCGACACCTCCACCCACAGCCTCCCCCCCATCGCCCTCGACGCCGCCGCGACCACAATCTCCGAGATGCTCTCCGCCCTCCACCGCGCCACACTCGCCAGCCTCGACGAGCACAGCGACCGCAACGCCCATCCCGACTTCGAGCCCCTGGCCAGCGAACTCCGCGAAGGCATCGCTCAGACCCGCGCCTTCTTAAACGGCGTGCAAACCTCCGCCTCCGACGAACGCCTCTTCGCCCGCCACCTCTCCCTTCTCCACGCCCTCGACCACCTGGAGCGCTACCTGCGCTGGACCACCGAACACGGCAACCTGCAACACGCACGCATCAACCCCAACTTCTCCAACGCGCGAAAGCTCCTCATTAACCTTCTGCACTGCGCCCTCGACTCCCCCGATCCCCACGACACAACCTCCGTCGCCCAACTCGCCGAACTCTCCGCGCTCCTGGGCGCCGAACGCGAACGCCTGCGCCCTACCCTCATCCGCAAGAACGCCGCTCACGCCTCCGTCGACCTCTTCGCGGAACAGCGCTCCCTCAACGCTCTCACACGTATCGCCTACCACACCTGGCGCGCTCGCCATCACCTAACCCTCCCCGGCGATAGCAACGCCGACGTCCTCGACGCCATGAACTAA